CGTATACGCCAAGGAACATACCGTACGAAGGTTCCAACCACCGTGCAACGGATTTCGAGGACGAGAAATGGGGTGATAGACACAAGGAAAGTCCAGATATTGGCGTCAAGgtataaatgaaaaaagaacaaaaaaaataaaaataaaaattaaaataaaaataaaaaaaaaaaaaaaaaagaaagaaagaaagaaaaaatgaataTAAACATTTTGTTGAGTCAGGAAGAAACAATGGTATCTTTACTCGGTAAGGCCCAATAGTCGTTTCATTCGATCATAGACGTAGAAACTCGTCGCCACCATGGGAGCCATTTTCACGTAACCAATTGTCAGGCCAACATAGAAGCCCTTGACTCCTCTCTCCATAAGTACGCGACGAGCTGTCTCTAAGATTCCTAATCTACTGCCAACCACGCTTCCGACTTGCATTCGTCGCCGAAGGATATCGATGGGGTAAGCAACTGTTTGAGCAACAATGCCAGCGATTGCACCGCAACAAAGCTGCGCAACTGCCGTCAGTCGAGTTGATGATCCCTTTTCAAGAGCATAAGGCGCAAACAAAGGTGAGCGCAGCTGATCTCTCATTAAATCGTGGGTTACGAATGAGGTGCCGGCATAGGGAAGTATGCCTAGCATAGTCGGGCCAATTCCTTgataaagatttaataaactaCCTTTACCGCCGCTTTCAAAGTAAATTCTTCGACTAATCCTGAACCAAGAGGAATGCCTGTGCTGTTCTGTTTCAAAGGCAAGACGGATACGGATCAACTCAAGAGGATATGTAAAGGCGGTGGAGATGGCACCCGCCGTACTCCCGCAGAAGAATCGATGAAACGGTGTGTCTCTCTTGGGTGATATGATGATTACACGTTGGAGTTGTTCGTATGCCAAAAAGTTAATACCAGCATATGGAAAAACGCGGATCAGACTCGCCGCGTGGCCTTTGAAAAGTGCAGGCACCCCATGGCTCGTCCGAATATGACTGATAGCCTCGATGAAACCATTCCACCGGGTTGAATACGGCAGGAAATGCGGATTCGACGTTTGAAAGAGAATCTTGATTCTCTCCATCGGAGCAACAATCGTCTTTGCCTAGATACACCTTGCGTCAGTGATAGACCCTGAATAGTGAGAAGGGAAAACTCACTGCGCAGCCTGCAACACCTCCCGCTACTCCATTTCTCCAATCAAAACCCCGGTTTCGGCTGGAATTGTCCGATTCTAAGCCATGATTATCACGGTGACTGTTTCTTGTCACATTGGATGAATCTTCTACGAGCGAACCAGAAGGACTAGTGCCACCCATTCCGCGAGAATGAGCAGTTGACGATCGGAGGGATTGTGGGGCTGATTTAGAAAGTCGAGACCACCTACGGAGACAATAGTTATCCAACTACGCTAGTGTATGGCACGTGATGATTAGCCAATAGGGTTCCCCTCTGCACTGCCCAGTGACTCCCCATTGGACCACGTCCAAGGGGCTGAATGTATGGGCAAATCCACACAACCTGGCCATGGCAGGAATGACCGCCAATACAGACCGGACATTGCACGGCGTTAAGGTGATCCCCCTTTTACCCCACCGACCCCACCGGTGGGGTCATGATCCACAGATTAACCGGGAAGGACCCGCGATAAGCTTATCGCCTTCaagtctttctctctttcttgaccCCTAACTCCGACAACTAAACAAGGGTCTCTGTGATATTAATTGTATGGATCAATCTAGGGTTATGATCTGGTGCCACTCATTTGCCAGTGTATTGACCTGCTGGCTATTTATAGGAACTTAACCGAGCCCGGTttgttattttatatatatcgctAAACGGGTGCTTCTGTGGTACTCTTTCTTATGTCTTAAAAGGTTACATATACTCTGTACGTACTGTAGTAAGCTGGGATCTCttttattagaataatcATACAACCTTTTCTAGGTGGACAAGTTAGTAGATGACGGAATTGAGTTAAAAATCAAACGACCGTGATACCAAGTTCTATTAAGCATACCCCTGTACTTGGGTTACTGTACGGTTCAGTTcataatttttctttttcttcttttttctcacGGATTTTGTCACGCCCGGAGCTGGCTATCTCCGGGGACAATGAatagtattttctttttcctctcgTTTATCCCCTAACTCCGGTCACTGGAGTATGTTTTGACAACTGCTAGAATTCAAGTGTGCGAGCCTAGCgtattctagaataaaaCTCTTTACCCTACCTAAATGATTCTCTGAGCGCCGGATTTGTCTCCACACCATTACGATTCAAGATGATAGTTGACGCAAGTGCTGATCACGCTCCAGAGCAGCACTCGCTTCATGAAAAGAAATCTCCCGGACTCCAGGATACAAACCTCGACCAGCAATCCTCAACCTCGCCGAGCGATGAAGGTGAATATCCGACCGGCTTACGACTAACTTTCgttgttgttgctttgaTCTTGGCGATTTTCTTGACTTCTTTAGACTTCGTGAGTTCGACGTTTTCTTTGGGACAATCCCACAGGGTTTAGCAACACTTACATAGATCTTTTCCCTTAGACCATTATTGCGACAGCTATTCCACGTATTACCGATGACTTTCATAGTCTTGGAGATGTGGCTTGGTATGGGTCGGCCTTTTTTCTGGTCACTGCTGGCTTTCAAACAGCCTGTAAGCTTGATATCCCTTTTATCGTCTTGTTCCCACTAACAACAACCAAAAGGGGGCAAGGCATATCTCTTCTTTAGCCTGAAGATCACATTTCTGCTGGcgatctttctttttgaagtGGGAAGTTTGATCTGTGGAGTCGCGCCTTCCTCGGTAGCCCTGATTGTCGGTCGTGCGATTGCTGGCTTGGGAGCTGCAGGCGTGAATACAGGATCCTTCACCCTGGCTGCGTTTTGCGCACCACCCCAGAAAAGACCTATCTTCACAGGATTAATTGGTCTTTCTTATGGTGCGCTCAAGCATAACACTTACTGACTTGCTGACCGAGCTGATTTAGTCTATAGGAATTGCATCGGTCGTGGGACCACTTCTTGGGGGTGTCTTTACGGAAAAGGCCACATGGAGATGGTGCTTCTACATCAATCTACCAGTAGGCGCTGTGTCAGCGATCTtcattattatctttttccaaAGCCCTCAAGCCTCGAAGTCTACGGACACCTCATCCTTGTGGTCAAAGGTGATGCAGATGGACCCCATTGGAACTTTCTTGATGATGGCCTCAGTGACCTGCTATATCCTCGCAATGCAATATGGCGGATTGACGTACCCTTGGAACAGTTCAGTTGTCATTGGCTTAATCGTCGGCTTCGTGGCAATCTTAGCCGTTCTCTGTGGGTGGGAAGTATACATGGGCGAGATGGCCATGTCCTGTCCTCGCTTGGTCAAGAAGCATGCAATTCCCTCGGCAgtgggcttcttcttcttcggttcATACATCGTGGTGATTTATTATCTACCAATTTACTTCCAGAGTATTGATGGCACTTCCGCCATTGGCTCGGGTGTTCACAACCTGCCTTTTATCCTTGCGGTGTCCATTTTCACGGTGTTGAGTGGCATTTTGATTTCCATGACTGGCTATCCCGCACCGTTTGTTATATCAGGGGCCGCAGTCGGCACGATCGGATGTGGCCTTTTATATACATTCAATATCGGTACCAGTACCGGTAAGTGGATTGGCTACCAAATCCTAGCCAGTGTCGGGAATGGATTTGGAGTCCAAGTTCCGATGATCATGGCCCAGGGAAATACAGAACCGAAAGACATGGCGGCGACAACTGCGATTTTAATGTGTAAGTTGTTTGTCTCATCCCGTGTACTGTTCGAGATCTAACTCGGTCATCTGTATAGGCTTCCAAACTGTCGGTGGTGCCTTTATGCAATCCGGTGCCCAAGCCGCATTCGCCAATCGCCTCCTCATTGAACTTCCCCGAACGGCGCCGGAGGTTGATCCCTCAGCTGTAGTGGCTGCGGGAGCAACAGAGCTAAAGTCCTTTGGCTCCAGCTTGCAAGGAATCCGCCTCGCTTACATGGATGGAATCAAAGTAACCTTCGCATTCGCATGTGCTTCGATGGGGGTGGCTTTCATCTTGGCCTTTTTCGCTCGGCGGGCAAGAATTGGGGGGGAAGCTGTAAAgaatgccatggctgctgcGTAGATCCACAGTTTGGCGTTTCAGCTCAAATCTTGTGCCTTGGTGCCTACAGTACTCCAGCAATCCTCGCGTGTGGTTGAAAAAGCCCAGATATCTCTGTACCATAGACTATATTGGATTCTTCTGCTTCAATGTATGTTCACATTTGCGCTGGCAGACTATTTTaagagatttaataatattataatgCTTCCATTGAGTGCTATGCGACTCGCCTTGCACATTTCCCAACCTGAGACATAGACTCATAGTCTTAGACCCTTCCGGAGTCTAACTAGAATCGACTTAAGGAAAGTATGTACCACATACCTTCTCATTTTCCTGAACCGTAGACCATAAGAAAATTTGGTAGTTTCCAGTTACTGTAATATCTGCATAGTCAATTTGGACACTGTGACACACAACACCTTTTGATAGCTATAGCAAAACTGTATTAATAAATCCGGTGTACAAGCAGATACAccaagaaaatattatatacctTTCCAAAAGATGGTGTGGTAACTTTTATATTTACGTAGTAATAATGATAGTCACGTCAATTCGActatcattttctttgctgaGTTAGAGATATTAACATAGTTATGAATGAAAGAATAATCAAGTAATAGTCATCTTACATACCAATCATCACCTATACAAACCTTAACAATTTTCTTCCAAAGATTTGCTCATGTATAATGTCATACTGAAAATATGCCTCAAATACTATGTAGATGTTTTGACAATATGGTGATCAGAAATCACTCATTACCCGACTGATACCTCGGTTAAGTCACCTTACTTCAGCTTCAAGCCTAAAGTGTACATCGAAACATTTCCTTTTATTACCGCTAGTTTCTATAGCGATTCTTGGAGCGGAATCCGGCACCATGACCTCGGTACATGCAATTGACTTTCCATGGTATCCCTATCATACAGTTACAAGGATCACTTGGCTAACGTGAGCGCTAAGATTAGCTGCGACACGACCAGATAAGACGATTTAATTTACGTTCTCATATGATCGCATCCAGGCCTTACTCTATATTCCACCTTGTTCATCCGTGGGGTCGGTGGTGGGGAGGCAGGAATGACAACGtggtgggggaggggaggattTGGGAGCTTCATGTGGAACAAAAGTACTGTACATCCGTACATTCTGGTATTGGGTAAGCCTACTAGTATACGACGAAGATGCGATGCGCCATCACGGCCCAGCAATAACCTCCGGGCAGGTTCGTACCGGCTACCCATCTCTTTCTCCGTgccccctcttccttcaGGAGCCCCATCTCTGAATCCTCCTCTGGGTCATTGGCCGAGTCACCTATGCTGGTGGGGTAACGCGGAGGTAGAAAGAAGTCCGATGTATCTAGTGCTTTTGTAGAGAGACTTAATTCTGACGTGAGAATTTGTGCGATATTGAAGGAACGTGTTGCATTGTATGGTGATGGTAGGATACGCTTTGACCAGTAGAGAACTTGAAGTCGGAAGGTAATCGGTCTGTCTGGTTTAGATAGATGGGGTTTGGGGGTAATTTACCAAATGGGACAAACCTTTACAATACAACATGAATAATATGAGCGTGTATGTATGATCGTGGAAGTGCAAGAAATTGGGAAAAGGGCAAGCAAGTAGAATCCCAGCATACTACAGGATGCAGTGCCATGGGACGTGGTCCTCTCCGATCTTACAATATAAATGTCCCATAGAAACCCCAATGTAGCTACAAGAACCAGATTATATCACCTTTGTACCTACCTTCACGACATACAAGGGAGAATATCCTTCTGTTTATTTCCAGCCCCAACAGCACAAGATGGCGTCTCCAAATCGGCTGACTGTCTTATCCAATGTTATCGCGGAGAAGACGAAAGTAATCTCAGATTTCCTGGCCTCCAAGGGAGTTGAGCCTCCCTCTTTCGATGTCGACGGGCAGGCTGACTATGCAATTTCGGCCGACGACAAAGAGGCCTATGAGGCTCGCCTGGAGTTGATTGCAGCATCAAAGGAACTCTATGCTCTTTCCCATGGTCCGAAGGATCATATTCGAAACATTTGTTGGGATGTAGGTTTGGGCA
This window of the Aspergillus flavus chromosome 8, complete sequence genome carries:
- a CDS encoding mitochondrial carrier protein Leu5, with protein sequence MGGTSPSGSLVEDSSNVTRNSHRDNHGLESDNSSRNRGFDWRNGVAGGVAGCAAKTIVAPMERIKILFQTSNPHFLPYSTRWNGFIEAISHIRTSHGVPALFKGHAASLIRVFPYAGINFLAYEQLQRVIIISPKRDTPFHRFFCGSTAGAISTAFTYPLELIRIRLAFETEQHRHSSWFRISRRIYFESGGKGSLLNLYQGIGPTMLGILPYAGTSFVTHDLMRDQLRSPLFAPYALEKGSSTRLTAVAQLCCGAIAGIVAQTVAYPIDILRRRMQVGSVVGSRLGILETARRVLMERGVKGFYVGLTIGYVKMAPMVATSFYVYDRMKRLLGLTE
- a CDS encoding putative efflux pump antibiotic resistance protein, producing MIVDASADHAPEQHSLHEKKSPGLQDTNLDQQSSTSPSDEGEYPTGLRLTFVVVALILAIFLTSLDFTIIATAIPRITDDFHSLGDVAWYGSAFFLVTAGFQTAWGKAYLFFSLKITFLLAIFLFEVGSLICGVAPSSVALIVGRAIAGLGAAGVNTGSFTLAAFCAPPQKRPIFTGLIGLSYGIASVVGPLLGGVFTEKATWRWCFYINLPVGAVSAIFIIIFFQSPQASKSTDTSSLWSKVMQMDPIGTFLMMASVTCYILAMQYGGLTYPWNSSVVIGLIVGFVAILAVLCGWEVYMGEMAMSCPRLVKKHAIPSAVGFFFFGSYIVVIYYLPIYFQSIDGTSAIGSGVHNLPFILAVSIFTVLSGILISMTGYPAPFVISGAAVGTIGCGLLYTFNIGTSTGKWIGYQILASVGNGFGVQVPMIMAQGNTEPKDMAATTAILMCFQTVGGAFMQSGAQAAFANRLLIELPRTAPEVDPSAVVAAGATELKSFGSSLQGIRLAYMDGIKVTFAFACASMGVAFILAFFARRARIGGEAVKNAMAAFGVSAQILCLGAYSTPAILACG